One genomic segment of Capricornis sumatraensis isolate serow.1 chromosome 6, serow.2, whole genome shotgun sequence includes these proteins:
- the SPMIP6 gene encoding sperm microtubule inner protein 6, producing the protein MFLFSQKTKTPISTYSDSYRAPTSIKEVYKDPPLWAWEANKFVTRGLTQTAQRHVDPDTLQKMLKCAVQDYSCKGSIPSHPYFPEKYWLCPEKADKCNPNYLCGNPNYLCGNPNYLCSNRYNTWRMGPYSCWNKCTTYLPRLPKEAGMETVVRGMPLVYPPKPERLNAYEREVVVNMLNSLSRNQPLPQITPRCGCVDPLPGRLPFQGYESACSGRHYCLRGMDYSVSGPPCTERRLRPLCTELPTECVSLRAPTRNAMYCYNSPAVVLPLSEP; encoded by the exons ATGTTCCTCTTTTCCCAAAAGACCAAGACCCCCATCAGCACCTACAGTGACTCCTACAGGGCCCCTACCTCCATCAAGGAGGTCTACAAGGACCCACCTCTGTGGGCCTGGGAAGCCAACAAGTTTGTGACCCGG GGCCTGACACAGACTGCACAGCGCCATGTGGATCCTGACACCCTGCAGAAGATGCTCAAGTGTGCTGTGCAGGACTACAGCTGCAAGGGTTCCATACCAAGCCACCCCTACTTCCCTGAGAAATACTGGCTCTGTCCAGAGAAAG CAGACAAATGCAACCCAAACTACCTGTGTGGCAACCCAAACTACCTGTGTGGCAACCCAAACTACCTGTGCAGTAACCGGTATAACACATGGAGGATGGGACCTTACAGCTGCTGGAACAAATGTACCACATACCTTCCCCGGCTGCCTAAG GAGGCCGGGATGGAGACAGTGGTTCGAGGAATGCCCTTGGTGTATCCTCCTAAGCCGGAGCGACTCAATGCCTACG AGCGCGAGGTAGTGGTGAACATGCTGAACTCGCTGTCACGAAACCAGCCGCTGCCGCAGATCACGCCCCGCTGCGGGTGTGTGGACCCGCTGCCGGGCCGCCTGCCCTTTCAGGGATATGAGAGCGCTTGCTCGGGCCGCCACTATTGTCTGCGTGGGATGGACTACTCCGTCTCCGGGCCACCCTGCACGGAACGCCGCCTGCGGCCTTTGTGCACAGAGCTGCCTACT GAGTGTGTCTCCCTGCGAGCACCGACCCGGAATGCAATGTACTGTTATAACTCCCCAGCCGTCGTACTACCCCTGTCCGAACCTTAG
- the MYORG gene encoding myogenesis-regulating glycosidase gives MPQNSQENSQAYPRRRSGSHTDRKIPETVAAAIMYTFLPDNFSPTKPKPSKELKPLLGSAVLGLLLVLAAVVAWCYYSASLRKAERLRAELLDLNRGGFSIRNQKGEQVFRLAFRSGVLDLDSCSRDGALLGCSRTADGRPLHFFIQTVRPKDTVMCYRVRWEEAAPGRAVEHAMFLGDAGAHWYGGAEMKTQHWPIRLDGQQEPQPFVTSDVYSSDAAFGGILERYWLSSRAAAIKVNDSVPFHLGWNSTERSLRLQARYHDTPYKPPAGRAAAPELSYRVCVGSDVTSIHKYMVRRYFNKPSRVPAPEAFRDPIWSTWVLYGRAVDQDKVQRFAQQIRQHRFNSSHLEIDDMYTPAYGDFDFDEAKFPNASDMFRRLRDAGFRVTLWVHPFVNYNSSRFGEGVERELFVREPTGRLPALVRWWNGIGAVLDFTRPEARDWFQGHLRRLRSRYSVASFKFDAGEVSYLPRDFSTYRPLSDPNIWSRRYTEMALPFFSLAEVRVGYQSQNISCFFRLVDRDSVWGYDLGLRSLIPAVLTVSMLGYPFILPDMVGGNAVSERSTSGGDVPERELYVRWLEVAAFMPAMQFSVPPWRYDAEVVAIAHKFTALRASLVAPLLLELAGEVTDTGDPIVRPLWWIAPGDETAHRIDSQFLIGDTLLVAPVLEPGKQERDVYLPAGKWRSYKGELFDKTPVLLTDYPVDLDEIAYFIWVS, from the coding sequence ATGCCCCAGAATTCTCAGGAGAATTCCCAGGCCTACCCCCGCCGCCGCTCTGGGAGCCACACAGATCGTAAGATTCCTGAGACCGTCGCAGCCGCAATCATGTACACCTTCTTGCCTGACAACTTTTCCCCTACCAAGCCCAAGCCGTCCAAAGAGCTGAAGCCGCTGCTGGGCTCCGCGGTGCTGGGGCTGCTTCTGGTGTTGGCCGCAGTGGTGGCCTGGTGCTACTACAGCGCCTCTCTACGAAAGGCGGAACGCCTGCGCGCGGAGCTGCTGGACCTCAACCGCGGTGGCTTCTCGATTCGCAACCAGAAGGGCGAGCAGGTGTTCCGCCTGGCCTTCCGCTCGGGCGTCCTGGACCTGGATTCCTGCAGCCGCGACGGCGCCCTGCTTGGCTGCTCTCGCACAGCGGATGGGCGCCCGCTGCACTTCTTCATCCAGACCGTGCGACCCAAGGACACAGTCATGTGCTACCGCGTGCGCTGGGAGGAGGCGGCTCCGGGGCGCGCGGTGGAGCACGCCATGTTCCTGGGCGATGCTGGGGCGCACTGGTACGGCGGCGCCgagatgaagacccagcactggCCCATCCGCCTGGACGGCCAGCAGGAGCCGCAGCCCTTCGTCACCAGCGACGTCTACTCCTCCGATGCCGCCTTTGGCGGCATCCTCGAGCGCTACTGGCTGTCGTCGCGTGCGGCCGCCATCAAGGTCAATGACTCGGTGCCCTTCCACCTGGGCTGGAACAGCACGGAGCGCTCCCTGAGACTGCAGGCGCGCTACCATGACACGCCCTACAAGCCGCCAGCCGGCCGAGCCGCTGCACCCGAGCTCAGTTACCGCGTGTGCGTTGGCTCGGACGTCACCTCCATCCACAAGTACATGGTGCGGCGCTATTTCAACAAGCCGTCGAGGGTCCCAGCACCCGAAGCCTTCCGGGACCCCATCTGGTCCACATGGGTGCTGTACGGGCGCGCGGTGGACCAGGACAAGGTGCAGCGTTTTGCCCAACAGATCCGTCAGCACCGCTTCAACAGCAGCCACCTGGAAATCGACGACATGTACACTCCTGCCTACGGCGACTTCGACTTCGACGAGGCCAAGTTTCCCAACGCCAGTGACATGTTCCGCCGCCTGCGCGACGCCGGCTTTCGCGTCACGCTTTGGGTGCACCCGTTTGTCAACTACAACTCTTCCCGCTTTGGCGAGGGCGTGGAGCGGGAGCTGTTTGTGCGCGAACCCACCGGCCGGCTGCCGGCTCTCGTGCGCTGGTGGAATGGCATAGGCGCAGTGCTCGACTTCACCCGCCCGGAGGCCCGCGACTGGTTCCAAGGACACCTAAGGCGACTGCGCTCGCGCTACTCCGTGGCCTCCTTCAAGTTTGATGCTGGCGAAGTCAGCTATTTGCCCCGGGACTTCAGTACCTACAGGCCGCTGTCTGATCCCAACATCTGGAGCCGGCGCTACACGGAGATGGCGCTGCCCTTCTTCTCGCTGGCCGAGGTCCGCGTGGGCTACCAGTCCCAGAACATATCGTGCTTTTTCCGCCTGGTGGACCGCGACTCGGTGTGGGGCTACGATCTGGGGCTGCGCTCGCTCATCCCCGCGGTGCTCACTGTCAGCATGCTGGGCTACCCCTTCATCCTGCCCGATATGGTGGGTGGCAACGCTGTATCTGAGCGCTCAACCAGCGGCGGCGATGTGCCCGAGCGCGAGCTGTACGTGCGCTGGCTGGAAGTGGCCGCCTTCATGCCAGCTATGCAGTTCTCTGTTCCACCCTGGCGGTACGACGCTGAAGTGGTGGCCATCGCGCACAAGTTCACGGCGCTGAGGGCCTCGCTCGTGGCGCCACTGTTGTTGGAGCTGGCGGGTGAGGTCACTGACACGGGCGACCCCATCGTGCGCCCCCTCTGGTGGATCGCGCCGGGCGATGAGACGGCGCACCGCATCGACTCACAGTTTCTTATCGGAGACACGCTGCTCGTGGCACCCGTACTGGAGCCGGGCAAGCAGGAGCGGGACGTCTACCTCCCCGCAGGCAAGTGGCGCAGCTATAAAGGTGAGCTTTTTGACAAGACACCAGTGCTGCTCACGGATTACCCCGTTGACCTGGACGAGATCGCTTATTTCATCTGGGTATCCTGa
- the NUDT2 gene encoding bis(5'-nucleosyl)-tetraphosphatase [asymmetrical], which yields MALRACGLIIFRRRLIPKVDNTAIEFLLLQASDGIHHWTPPKGHVEPGESDLETALRETQEEAGIEAGQLTIIEGFRRELSYVAREKPKIVIYWLAEVKDCDVEVRLSHEHQAYRWLELEDACQLAQFEEMKAALQEGHQFLCSTAT from the exons ATGGCCCTGAGAGCATGTGGCTTGATCATCTTCCGAAGACGCCTCATCCCCAAGGTGGACAACACTGCCATTGAGTTTCTCCTGCTACAGGCATCAGATGGCATTCATCACTGGACTCCTCCCAAAG GCCATGTGGAACCAGGAGAAAGTGACTTGGAAACAGCCCTTCGGGAGACCCAGGAGGAAGCAGGCATAGAAGCAGGCCAGCTGACCATCATTGAGGGCTTCAGAAGGGAGCTCAGTTACGTGGCTAGAGAGAAGCCTAAAATCGTCATCTACTGGCTGGCGGAGGTAAAGGACTGTGATGTGGAGGTCCGCCTCTCCCACGAGCACCAGGCCTACCGCTGGCTGGAGCTGGAGGATGCCTGCCAGTTGGCTCAGTTTGAGGAGATGAAGGCAGCACTCCAAGAAGGACACCAGTTTCTCTGCTCCACAGCGACCTGA